In Marivirga salinae, a single window of DNA contains:
- a CDS encoding OmpA family protein, producing MKKSLVFLFCMLISSMVYAQQNKIDDLIYRGENLFKIQNYEGAVKSLSEAVELGANEPYVNYMLGVSYLKMPNATDQLKASAIFENLESLDNFKGIPDEVYYYMAQAFHKSLKLEKATQYYDQYLRILGSNDAKLKAEVELEMTKSENAKRLLSQKKDINIQRMAPPINSEFTEYNPVVSADQSVMAFTSLRPDSRTGRASEEVYITYKSSGDWGEPSKIEIRTDENVGTAGISPDGQQMLVFIGSGNKGNLYMMKKDGQGWSQPSAIEGLNSRDLESTASITPDGKKIYFASNRPGGLGGMDIWVAEKLANDTWGNIKNLGPEVNSKYDEDAPFIHPDMKTLYFTSNGDKSMGGRDIFKANLMGGKWTSPENLGYPINTPLNDNYFTLSADGSKGYFSSDREGGYGGQDIYIFDMPEKYANIPLTMLKGKITAGEDEQPVPTKIKLVDNENNTKVDYVYDPDPKTGNYLIILPPGKNYDLIIESEGYLPYTLNINVPNQTYFYELYQKINLKLIKQFDVVVGQEVSVNNAFYDTKQSDSYSPRQANEAMLVQGDSLDVYEMMDAIIAAEDTAAFNYMMDLMYKVNPIDDVDFSENEDEMEIASRTYYYDESDTTTLKSRVVEGETIYSLPTMYVTEEAERQKKEKAQQPKANYDKSLLEPVYKIYYDVGASEFDDKYNEQLQEIYQHIKDNEQLGIQISGYASAEGDPEFNRKLSNKRAIEVVNFFNYKGIVRRRIIAKGYGSTRADTKDAAENRRVEVQIVDLNNLDK from the coding sequence ATGAAAAAATCACTTGTTTTTTTATTCTGCATGCTCATCTCATCAATGGTTTATGCTCAACAGAATAAAATAGATGACTTAATCTATAGAGGTGAAAATCTTTTCAAAATCCAAAACTATGAAGGTGCAGTAAAATCACTTTCGGAAGCCGTAGAGCTCGGAGCAAATGAGCCCTATGTGAATTATATGTTGGGGGTTTCTTACCTTAAAATGCCCAATGCAACGGATCAATTGAAAGCTTCAGCTATATTTGAAAATCTTGAAAGCTTAGATAATTTTAAAGGAATCCCAGATGAAGTTTATTACTACATGGCTCAGGCATTCCATAAAAGTCTAAAGCTTGAAAAAGCTACTCAATACTATGATCAGTATTTGAGAATTTTAGGTTCAAATGATGCTAAATTAAAAGCGGAAGTTGAATTAGAAATGACTAAAAGCGAAAATGCTAAACGTTTACTAAGCCAGAAAAAAGACATTAATATTCAAAGAATGGCGCCTCCTATTAATTCTGAGTTTACAGAGTATAATCCAGTGGTTTCAGCTGATCAATCTGTAATGGCTTTTACTTCTTTAAGGCCGGATTCTAGAACAGGAAGAGCTTCTGAGGAGGTTTATATAACTTATAAAAGTTCAGGCGATTGGGGTGAGCCCTCAAAAATCGAAATTAGAACAGATGAAAATGTAGGTACTGCTGGTATTTCTCCTGATGGTCAACAGATGCTTGTATTCATCGGATCTGGTAATAAAGGGAATTTATATATGATGAAGAAAGATGGTCAAGGCTGGAGCCAACCATCTGCTATTGAAGGATTAAATTCAAGAGATTTAGAAAGTACTGCTTCTATCACTCCGGATGGCAAGAAAATTTATTTTGCTAGTAATCGTCCAGGTGGACTAGGAGGAATGGATATTTGGGTAGCTGAAAAATTAGCGAATGATACTTGGGGAAATATCAAAAACCTTGGCCCAGAAGTTAATTCAAAATATGATGAGGATGCACCTTTTATTCATCCGGATATGAAAACATTATACTTTACTTCCAATGGAGATAAATCAATGGGAGGTAGAGATATTTTCAAAGCCAATTTAATGGGGGGTAAATGGACTAGTCCCGAAAACTTGGGATATCCAATCAATACACCTCTAAATGATAATTATTTCACTTTGTCAGCAGATGGAAGTAAAGGGTATTTTTCATCTGATAGAGAAGGTGGTTATGGTGGACAGGATATCTACATTTTCGATATGCCTGAGAAATATGCTAATATTCCACTAACGATGTTGAAGGGAAAAATTACGGCAGGTGAAGATGAGCAGCCTGTTCCTACTAAAATTAAATTAGTGGATAATGAAAATAATACAAAAGTGGATTATGTATATGATCCAGATCCGAAAACAGGTAATTATTTGATTATTCTTCCTCCAGGAAAAAATTATGATTTGATAATTGAATCAGAAGGATACTTGCCCTATACTTTAAATATTAATGTTCCTAACCAAACCTATTTTTATGAGCTTTATCAAAAGATTAATTTGAAATTGATTAAGCAATTTGATGTAGTGGTTGGACAAGAAGTTTCTGTCAACAATGCTTTTTATGATACTAAGCAAAGCGATTCATACTCACCGAGACAAGCCAATGAGGCGATGTTAGTACAAGGAGATAGCTTGGATGTTTATGAAATGATGGATGCCATTATAGCAGCTGAAGATACTGCGGCTTTCAATTACATGATGGACTTGATGTATAAAGTAAATCCAATTGATGATGTTGATTTTAGTGAGAATGAGGATGAAATGGAAATTGCTAGCAGAACCTATTATTATGACGAAAGCGATACTACTACATTAAAGAGTAGAGTTGTAGAAGGAGAGACCATTTATTCCTTGCCGACTATGTATGTAACCGAGGAGGCTGAGAGACAAAAGAAGGAAAAAGCTCAACAGCCAAAAGCTAATTATGATAAATCACTTTTAGAGCCTGTTTATAAAATTTATTATGATGTGGGTGCTTCTGAATTTGATGACAAATACAATGAGCAATTGCAAGAAATCTATCAGCATATTAAAGATAATGAGCAATTAGGAATTCAAATTTCAGGTTATGCTTCAGCTGAAGGAGATCCTGAATTTAATAGAAAGTTATCTAACAAAAGAGCCATAGAGGTGGTAAACTTTTTTAACTATAAAGGAATAGTTAGAAGAAGAATCATTGCAAAAGGATACGGTTCAACCAGAGCAGACACTAAAGATGCAGCTGAAAACAGAAGAGTTGAAGTTCAAATTGTTGATTTGAATAATTTAGACAAATAA